In the genome of Chloroflexota bacterium, one region contains:
- the pstB gene encoding phosphate ABC transporter ATP-binding protein yields the protein MDAIEDRAVDDVRDPNEGDAAGTPRDAEATEAELVPAAEVVPPTKLALRGLRVSYGGRLAVRDVDLRIPSNAVTAFIGPSGCGKSTVLRCFNRMNDLIPTARVEGRVELDGEDINGPDIIPVEVRRRVGLVFQRPNPFPMTIYENVAYGPRRHGVRDRARLDEIVERSLRRAALWDEVRDDHHRKSGLALSGGQQQRLCIARTLAIDPEVILMDEPCSALDPIATLKIEELIAELRDNFTIVIVTHNMQQASRVSDRTAFFTMGEDRAGYLVEYGPTAAMFTNPRERLTEDYVSGRFG from the coding sequence ATGGACGCGATCGAGGATCGAGCGGTCGACGATGTCCGCGACCCGAACGAGGGCGACGCCGCGGGGACGCCTCGCGATGCGGAGGCGACCGAGGCGGAGCTCGTGCCCGCGGCGGAGGTCGTGCCGCCCACGAAGCTCGCCCTCCGCGGTCTCCGCGTGTCATACGGCGGCCGTCTCGCCGTTCGCGACGTCGACCTCCGGATCCCGTCCAACGCGGTGACCGCATTCATCGGGCCATCCGGCTGTGGGAAGAGCACGGTCCTGCGCTGCTTCAACCGCATGAACGACCTCATCCCGACGGCGCGGGTCGAAGGTCGCGTCGAGCTCGACGGGGAGGACATCAACGGACCTGACATCATCCCGGTCGAGGTCCGTCGCCGGGTGGGTCTCGTCTTCCAGCGGCCCAACCCGTTCCCGATGACGATCTACGAGAATGTCGCGTACGGGCCCCGCCGTCACGGCGTCCGTGACCGGGCCCGGCTCGACGAGATCGTCGAGCGGTCGCTGCGGAGAGCGGCGCTGTGGGACGAGGTCAGGGACGATCACCACCGGAAGTCGGGCCTCGCCCTGTCCGGTGGTCAGCAGCAGCGGCTGTGCATCGCGCGGACGCTGGCGATCGATCCGGAGGTCATCCTCATGGACGAGCCGTGCTCGGCCCTCGACCCGATCGCGACGTTGAAGATCGAGGAGCTCATCGCGGAGTTGCGCGATAACTTCACGATCGTCATCGTTACCCACAACATGCAGCAGGCATCACGGGTGAGCGACCGGACCGCGTTCTTCACGATGGGCGAGGATCGAGCCGGCTACCTCGTGGAATACGGCCCGACCGCTGCCATGTTCACGAATCCCCGGGAGCGGCTCACCGAGGACTACGTCTCCGGCCGGTTCGGCTGA
- a CDS encoding nuclear transport factor 2 family protein gives MTNADVQRWLDDYVEAWRTYDPDAIRELFAAEAEYRYRPSTEPVVGADAIVGDWLANRDAPGTYEARYSPWTVDGDRAVATGETRYANPDGTHRTTFDNLFLLEFDREGRCRSFTELFVERTQPEG, from the coding sequence ATGACCAATGCGGACGTCCAGCGCTGGCTCGACGACTACGTCGAGGCGTGGCGCACCTATGACCCGGACGCGATCCGCGAGCTGTTCGCTGCTGAGGCCGAGTACCGCTACAGACCGTCCACAGAACCGGTGGTGGGAGCGGACGCGATCGTCGGCGACTGGCTCGCGAACCGCGACGCGCCGGGGACCTATGAGGCCCGCTACTCGCCCTGGACGGTCGACGGCGATCGAGCCGTGGCGACCGGCGAGACGCGCTACGCGAATCCCGACGGCACACATCGGACGACCTTCGACAACCTGTTCCTGCTCGAGTTCGATCGCGAGGGTCGGTGCCGATCGTTCACGGAGCTCTTCGTCGAGCGTACCCAGCCCGAAGGTTGA
- a CDS encoding PAS domain-containing protein, producing MEPLAIVVVAMAALAALGAGLVGPRRGVAEMRRLRRTAGVDASDDVAERLRELETRVTELADREARDARDLDHLVEIVGVGVVHLTADLQVDAANTAAHRYLGRSPGSMLGRPALEAVVDARIEAVIVAAAADRAVVSAEIVSADADGPKLLVRARRSPGGVWLVLEDVSELRRLQRIRTEFIDNLSHELRTPLTTVSLLAETLSRDADAAGEAVPARMRDRIGKIEIETGHLVQMVNELLDLSRIESGRALALLDDVDLGRLAEASVERLRLFAERQRVRFEIVIEPDLPLVRGDEDRLGQVLVNLLHNAVKFSPNGGEVTVRAGTDGATVAVSVEDRGIGIPKASLDRVFERFYKVDRARVRSGGGTGLGLAIARNVVEQHGGRIRVESREGRGSTFTFELPIGPLPTVEPPTPIVDATAV from the coding sequence ATGGAGCCTTTGGCGATCGTCGTCGTCGCGATGGCGGCGCTCGCGGCCCTCGGCGCGGGACTTGTCGGCCCTCGTCGCGGCGTCGCCGAGATGCGGCGACTCCGCCGCACTGCGGGGGTCGACGCATCGGATGACGTGGCCGAGCGCCTCCGGGAGCTCGAGACACGGGTCACCGAGCTGGCGGATCGCGAGGCCCGCGACGCCCGGGACCTCGATCATCTCGTCGAGATCGTCGGCGTCGGCGTCGTCCACCTGACGGCCGATCTCCAGGTCGACGCCGCGAACACGGCCGCCCACCGGTACCTCGGCCGTTCGCCGGGCTCGATGCTGGGTCGCCCGGCGCTCGAGGCGGTCGTGGACGCGCGGATCGAGGCGGTGATCGTCGCTGCGGCGGCCGACCGCGCGGTGGTGTCCGCGGAGATCGTCTCCGCCGACGCCGACGGACCAAAGCTCCTGGTCCGGGCCCGGCGGTCACCGGGCGGCGTCTGGCTCGTCCTCGAGGACGTGTCCGAGCTCCGACGGCTGCAGCGGATCAGGACCGAGTTCATCGACAACCTCTCCCATGAGCTCCGGACGCCACTTACCACGGTGAGCCTCCTCGCCGAGACCTTGTCGCGGGATGCCGACGCGGCGGGCGAGGCCGTCCCGGCCCGGATGCGGGATCGGATCGGGAAGATCGAGATCGAGACCGGGCACCTCGTCCAGATGGTGAACGAACTCCTCGACCTGAGCCGGATCGAGAGCGGCAGGGCGCTCGCCCTCCTTGACGACGTCGACCTCGGGCGCCTGGCCGAGGCGTCCGTGGAGCGGCTCCGGCTCTTCGCGGAACGCCAGCGTGTGCGGTTCGAGATCGTCATCGAGCCTGACCTGCCGCTGGTCCGTGGCGACGAGGACCGGCTCGGTCAGGTCCTCGTCAACCTCCTCCACAACGCCGTGAAGTTCAGCCCCAACGGCGGCGAGGTCACGGTCCGCGCCGGGACCGACGGAGCCACCGTCGCGGTCTCGGTGGAGGACCGCGGGATCGGCATCCCGAAGGCGTCGCTCGATCGGGTTTTCGAGCGGTTCTACAAGGTGGATCGGGCACGCGTGCGGAGCGGCGGCGGGACGGGCCTCGGACTCGCCATCGCGCGCAACGTCGTCGAGCAGCACGGCGGACGGATCCGGGTCGAATCCCGTGAGGGCAGGGGTTCGACCTTCACCTTCGAGCTGCCGATCGGCCCGCTGCCCACGGTCGAGCCACCGACGCCGATCGTCGACGCCACCGCCGTCTGA
- a CDS encoding universal stress protein gives MFHVIDDAAAHQIGLRAAHLPGRDPAHGLPPASYGAERHGAEALVADAVAALGRPASSAIARGRPGHTIVERAAERRADCVVVGVRAAAVRVAADPHSLGHAARFVVDHAPCPVLLVRR, from the coding sequence ATGTTCCACGTCATCGATGACGCCGCGGCCCACCAGATCGGGCTTCGGGCCGCCCATCTGCCAGGCCGCGATCCGGCGCACGGCCTGCCACCCGCGTCCTACGGGGCGGAGCGTCACGGGGCGGAGGCGCTCGTCGCCGACGCGGTGGCCGCCCTGGGTCGGCCGGCGAGCTCGGCCATCGCCCGTGGGCGGCCGGGTCACACCATCGTGGAGCGGGCCGCAGAGCGGCGGGCGGACTGCGTCGTCGTCGGCGTCCGTGCGGCCGCGGTGCGGGTCGCGGCGGATCCCCACAGCCTCGGCCATGCGGCGCGCTTCGTCGTCGACCACGCGCCGTGTCCGGTTCTCCTGGTGCGGCGGTAG
- a CDS encoding MerR family transcriptional regulator: MNVSELARRAGIAATAIRWYESSGILPPARRRANGYREFDEADLDRLRLIVSLRDLGLGPREAARLARLAAERPAGLDLDLAALVAAQRAAIARRRADLDRVEGQLIDLEHTIVAAGRAAEEAVPMSDQPIRVLFVCTGNSARSQIAEALLGRIGGPDFAVFSAGTEPRVVNPYAIRVLAESGIDWSGARSKSVDEFLEERFDYVVTVCDRARESCPVFPGRYNALHWGLDDPAEVDGTDAERLAAFRRTNLELVGRIRPFVELARRAAGRSAVGAMA, translated from the coding sequence ATGAACGTCTCCGAGCTCGCCCGACGGGCGGGGATCGCGGCGACGGCGATCCGCTGGTACGAATCGTCCGGGATCCTGCCGCCTGCCCGGCGCCGGGCGAACGGCTACCGCGAGTTCGACGAGGCCGATCTCGACCGTCTCCGGCTCATCGTGAGTCTCCGCGATCTCGGCCTCGGCCCGCGCGAGGCCGCTCGACTCGCCCGTCTCGCCGCGGAGCGTCCGGCCGGACTCGACCTGGATCTCGCGGCGCTCGTCGCCGCGCAGCGCGCGGCGATCGCCAGACGCCGTGCGGACCTCGATCGCGTCGAGGGCCAGCTCATCGATCTCGAGCACACGATCGTCGCCGCCGGTCGCGCGGCAGAGGAGGCAGTCCCGATGTCCGACCAGCCCATCCGCGTCCTGTTCGTCTGCACCGGCAACAGTGCGAGGAGCCAGATCGCCGAGGCATTGCTCGGCCGGATCGGGGGACCGGACTTCGCGGTCTTCTCTGCCGGGACCGAGCCGCGGGTTGTGAACCCGTATGCGATCCGGGTCCTTGCCGAGTCCGGGATCGACTGGTCGGGCGCGCGGAGCAAGTCCGTCGACGAGTTCCTCGAGGAACGGTTCGACTATGTGGTCACCGTCTGCGACCGGGCCCGGGAATCCTGCCCGGTCTTCCCCGGTCGCTACAACGCCCTCCACTGGGGTCTCGACGACCCTGCCGAGGTGGACGGCACCGATGCCGAGAGGCTGGCTGCCTTCCGGCGGACGAACCTCGAGCTTGTCGGTCGGATCCGCCCGTTCGTCGAGCTCGCCCGGAGAGCAGCCGGGAGGTCCGCGGTCGGCGCGATGGCCTGA
- a CDS encoding response regulator transcription factor encodes MARTILVVDDEPTLRETIAESLEADGYRVLTAPDGRHALSAFRAEHPDLILLDLMLPELSGIEVCRIIRAESDVPIVMLTAKDAELDKVVGLELGADDYVTKPFSLRELSARIRAIFRRAESQAVESPPVVIDLGRVQIDLAGHRVLRDGRPVALKPKAFELLAFLVRHPGRIFTRDQLLEHVWGYDYAGETRTVDVHIHWLRSKIEEDPSAPVFLHTVRGVGYGFRRPG; translated from the coding sequence ATGGCCCGCACGATCCTCGTCGTCGATGACGAGCCCACCCTCCGCGAGACGATCGCGGAGTCGCTCGAGGCCGACGGGTATCGTGTCCTGACCGCTCCCGACGGCCGCCACGCACTCTCGGCGTTCCGGGCAGAGCATCCCGACCTCATCCTCCTCGACCTCATGCTTCCGGAGTTGTCCGGGATCGAGGTCTGCCGGATCATCCGAGCCGAGTCGGACGTGCCGATCGTCATGCTGACGGCCAAGGACGCCGAGCTGGACAAGGTCGTGGGCCTCGAGCTCGGGGCGGACGACTACGTGACGAAGCCGTTCAGCCTTCGGGAGTTGTCGGCGCGGATCCGGGCGATCTTCCGGCGGGCGGAGTCGCAGGCCGTCGAATCCCCGCCTGTGGTCATCGACCTCGGCCGCGTCCAGATCGACCTCGCCGGTCACCGGGTGCTCCGTGACGGCCGTCCGGTCGCGCTCAAGCCGAAGGCGTTCGAGCTGCTCGCGTTCCTGGTCCGCCATCCGGGCCGGATCTTCACTCGCGACCAGCTCCTCGAGCACGTGTGGGGGTACGACTACGCGGGGGAGACGCGAACCGTCGACGTCCACATCCACTGGCTCCGAAGCAAGATCGAGGAGGACCCGAGCGCCCCGGTGTTCCTCCACACGGTGCGCGGCGTCGGGTACGGGTTCCGCCGCCCGGGCTGA
- a CDS encoding proline--tRNA ligase, whose protein sequence is MRLSALFFATLRDDPADAEMPSHRLLLRAGYVRQLGSGLYSLLPLGFRVTQRVEQIIREEMDGIGCQELSMPVIHPADLWRETGRYDQIGPEMARFKDRGGRDMVIAMTHEEVVADLLRDIVRSYRQLPVMVYHFQTKFRDEPRSRGGLIRVREFVMKDSYSCDRDEAGLDRSYRLHYDAYARIFERLGLQAIAVASDVGMMGGSGAHEFMVLNVAGEDVLVLCESCGFSANRQVARVRPPAATGAAAADPVALLPMEDVETPGATTIANLATFLGIAEAETAKAAFFVTGDGRLVTAIVRGDRDVNETKLSNVVAAIGGLRPAQVDEIRAAGMEPGYGSPLGAHDTLVVADELAARTPNLVAGANRIGWHVRNVNAGRDYTPDVVADIDNAREGDACPNCGSPVVLRNGIEVGNIFKLGTKYTTALGATYLGEDGAAHPIVMGSYGIGLGRNVACIVEAHHDEKGIVWPAAVAPYAAHLVAIGANRDPRVTEVGDRLHAAALAAGPDREILYDDRDESPGVKFTDAELLGMPTILTVSPRSLAAGGIEVTDRATGERTTRSIEEVEATLVGR, encoded by the coding sequence ATGCGCCTGTCAGCCCTGTTCTTCGCCACCCTCCGTGACGATCCGGCCGATGCCGAGATGCCGTCGCATCGCCTCCTGCTCCGGGCGGGCTACGTCCGCCAGCTCGGATCTGGGCTGTACTCGCTCCTCCCGCTCGGCTTCCGCGTGACGCAGCGAGTCGAGCAGATCATCCGCGAGGAGATGGACGGGATCGGCTGCCAGGAGTTGTCCATGCCCGTCATCCATCCGGCGGATCTGTGGCGGGAGACCGGCCGGTACGACCAGATCGGCCCGGAGATGGCCCGCTTCAAGGATCGCGGCGGCCGGGACATGGTGATCGCGATGACCCACGAGGAGGTCGTCGCGGACCTGCTCCGCGACATCGTCCGGAGCTATCGCCAGCTGCCGGTCATGGTCTACCACTTCCAGACGAAGTTCCGCGACGAGCCGAGGTCCCGGGGCGGTCTCATCCGCGTCCGCGAGTTCGTCATGAAGGACTCGTACAGCTGTGACCGCGACGAAGCGGGGCTCGACCGGAGCTATCGGCTCCACTACGACGCCTACGCGCGGATCTTCGAGCGGCTCGGGCTCCAGGCGATCGCCGTCGCGAGCGATGTCGGGATGATGGGCGGCTCGGGCGCCCACGAGTTCATGGTCCTCAACGTCGCGGGCGAGGATGTCCTCGTCCTGTGCGAGTCGTGCGGCTTCTCGGCGAACCGTCAGGTTGCGCGCGTGCGCCCGCCCGCAGCCACCGGCGCTGCCGCGGCCGACCCGGTCGCCCTCCTCCCGATGGAGGACGTCGAGACGCCCGGCGCCACCACGATCGCGAACCTGGCCACCTTCCTCGGCATCGCGGAGGCGGAGACCGCGAAGGCCGCCTTCTTCGTCACCGGCGACGGTCGGCTCGTCACCGCGATCGTCCGTGGCGACCGCGACGTCAACGAGACGAAGCTCTCGAACGTGGTCGCCGCCATCGGCGGCCTTCGACCGGCCCAGGTCGATGAGATCCGGGCCGCCGGCATGGAGCCCGGCTATGGCTCGCCGCTCGGCGCCCACGACACGCTCGTCGTCGCCGATGAGCTCGCTGCTCGCACGCCGAACCTCGTCGCCGGGGCGAACCGGATCGGCTGGCACGTCCGTAACGTCAACGCCGGCCGCGACTACACCCCGGACGTTGTCGCCGACATCGACAACGCCAGGGAGGGCGACGCCTGCCCGAACTGCGGCTCGCCGGTCGTCCTCCGCAACGGGATCGAGGTCGGCAACATCTTCAAGCTCGGCACGAAGTACACGACGGCGCTCGGCGCGACGTACCTCGGCGAGGACGGCGCGGCCCACCCGATCGTCATGGGCTCGTATGGGATCGGCCTCGGCCGGAACGTCGCCTGCATCGTCGAAGCGCACCATGACGAGAAGGGGATCGTCTGGCCGGCCGCCGTCGCACCGTACGCCGCCCATCTCGTCGCGATCGGTGCGAACCGCGATCCGCGGGTGACGGAGGTCGGCGATCGGCTCCACGCCGCGGCCCTCGCCGCCGGTCCCGACCGGGAGATCCTCTACGACGATCGGGACGAATCGCCTGGGGTGAAGTTCACGGACGCGGAACTCCTCGGCATGCCGACGATCCTCACCGTGAGCCCGCGCTCGCTCGCCGCCGGCGGCATCGAGGTGACCGACCGTGCGACGGGGGAGCGGACGACCCGCTCCATCGAGGAGGTCGAGGCGACGCTCGTCGGTCGCTGA
- the pstC gene encoding phosphate ABC transporter permease subunit PstC — MRRSLTVSERLDPSRRITLLAAGLVVVLVGLLLAFISWNGIQLFTASHVPIAEVLSATWAPDAGAATSFGILPFILGTISVMAVAAIIAAPLSIGLAIFMAEVAPPWARAITRPAMEIFVGIPSVVYGWLGITILVPFLRENGSGLGFTVGFSWFAGSLVLALMILPTISSIAYDALLAIPADLRSASLALGTTRWQTILHILLPAGATALTTAVVLGMMRAAGEALAVQMVIGNRPVIPTSLTQPMTTLTSQITLDMGNTVSGEPWNEALWTMGLVLLVMSLGFVALVRVLGRRRVVGA, encoded by the coding sequence CTGAGGCGCTCGCTCACCGTGAGCGAGCGCCTCGATCCGTCGCGGCGCATCACCCTGCTGGCCGCTGGACTCGTCGTCGTGCTGGTCGGCCTCCTGCTCGCGTTCATCAGCTGGAACGGGATCCAGCTCTTCACCGCGTCGCACGTCCCGATCGCGGAGGTCCTGTCCGCGACCTGGGCGCCCGATGCCGGCGCCGCCACGTCGTTCGGGATCCTTCCGTTCATCCTCGGCACGATCAGCGTGATGGCCGTCGCCGCGATCATCGCCGCGCCGCTGTCCATCGGCCTGGCGATCTTCATGGCGGAGGTCGCGCCGCCATGGGCGCGCGCGATCACCCGGCCGGCGATGGAGATCTTCGTCGGGATCCCGAGCGTCGTCTATGGCTGGCTCGGGATCACCATCCTCGTGCCGTTCCTCCGTGAGAACGGGTCCGGCCTCGGCTTCACGGTCGGGTTCAGCTGGTTCGCGGGGTCCCTCGTTCTCGCACTCATGATCCTGCCGACGATCTCGAGCATCGCCTATGACGCATTGCTCGCCATCCCGGCCGATCTCCGCTCGGCGTCGCTCGCCCTCGGCACGACCCGCTGGCAGACGATCCTCCACATCCTCCTTCCCGCCGGCGCGACCGCCCTGACGACCGCGGTCGTCCTCGGCATGATGCGGGCGGCGGGCGAGGCCCTCGCGGTCCAGATGGTGATCGGCAACCGGCCGGTCATCCCCACGAGCCTCACCCAGCCCATGACGACACTCACGAGCCAGATCACCCTGGACATGGGCAACACGGTCTCCGGCGAGCCGTGGAACGAGGCGCTGTGGACGATGGGGCTCGTCCTCCTCGTGATGTCGCTCGGGTTCGTGGCCCTCGTACGCGTCCTCGGTCGGCGGAGGGTGGTCGGGGCATGA
- the phoU gene encoding phosphate signaling complex protein PhoU, whose product MTEALHHATREPLDRELRAITDSILRMGNLVEEAIRGALQALTDHDAERALGVIVGDRRINEAQRSVSTLIATTIATQAPVARDLRFLLTLDHVSYELERMGDHAASVAKQSRKLAPQPPLMGYVGLPEMASTVAGLVHGVLRALVDADQEAARLVASGDDDVDDLYHRTFDEVLDLMRADPANVDRGARILFAAHYLERIGDRVTNIAEDVVFLATGEIEDLNP is encoded by the coding sequence ATGACGGAGGCGCTCCATCACGCGACGCGCGAGCCGCTCGATCGCGAGCTGCGGGCGATCACCGATTCGATCCTCCGCATGGGGAACCTCGTCGAGGAGGCGATCCGGGGCGCGCTCCAGGCGCTGACGGACCACGACGCCGAGCGCGCGCTCGGCGTCATCGTCGGGGACCGGCGGATCAACGAGGCGCAGCGATCCGTCTCGACACTCATCGCAACGACCATCGCGACACAGGCGCCGGTGGCGCGCGACCTGCGCTTCCTCCTCACCCTCGACCACGTGAGCTACGAGCTCGAGCGGATGGGCGACCATGCCGCCAGCGTGGCGAAGCAGTCCCGCAAGCTCGCTCCGCAGCCGCCGCTCATGGGCTACGTGGGCCTGCCCGAGATGGCGTCCACCGTGGCCGGCCTCGTCCACGGCGTCCTTCGCGCCCTCGTCGACGCGGACCAGGAGGCGGCCCGGCTCGTCGCGTCCGGCGACGACGACGTGGACGACCTGTACCACCGGACGTTCGACGAGGTCCTCGACCTCATGCGGGCGGATCCGGCCAACGTCGACCGCGGAGCCCGGATCCTCTTCGCCGCCCACTACCTCGAACGGATCGGCGATCGGGTGACGAACATCGCCGAGGACGTGGTCTTCCTCGCCACCGGCGAGATCGAGGACCTCAATCCCTGA
- a CDS encoding glycerophosphodiester phosphodiesterase codes for MDRHTPIHTPRTLRLAHRGDHRHAPENTLAAFEAAMRVPACDGLEFDVQLSRDGVPIVLHDETLERVQGVAGAAVDLTAGELGRHGVPTLEAVLAVAPRRMFLDVELKVPIGRPVVEVLAAGRGPHLADAVVSSFDPEALRRLHGLAPQWSIWLNAEDLAPATIALAADLACAGISAEWRAIDEPAVTRVARAGLALAAWTVTRRPTYARLVELGVVAICAEGPALDG; via the coding sequence ATGGACCGACACACGCCGATCCACACCCCGCGGACCCTCCGGCTCGCCCACCGCGGCGACCACCGGCACGCGCCGGAGAACACGCTCGCCGCCTTCGAGGCCGCGATGCGGGTGCCGGCCTGCGACGGGCTGGAGTTCGATGTCCAGCTCTCCCGCGACGGCGTCCCGATCGTCCTCCATGACGAGACGCTCGAACGGGTTCAGGGCGTGGCCGGCGCCGCGGTGGACCTCACGGCCGGCGAGCTCGGGCGCCACGGCGTCCCGACACTCGAGGCGGTCCTCGCCGTCGCACCCCGACGGATGTTCCTCGACGTCGAGCTCAAGGTTCCCATCGGGCGACCTGTGGTCGAGGTGCTCGCCGCTGGTCGAGGTCCTCACCTCGCCGACGCCGTCGTCTCGTCCTTCGATCCCGAGGCGCTCCGCCGCCTTCACGGCCTCGCGCCGCAATGGTCGATCTGGCTCAATGCCGAAGATCTTGCGCCGGCGACGATCGCCCTCGCCGCGGATCTCGCCTGTGCCGGGATCTCTGCGGAGTGGCGGGCGATCGATGAGCCGGCGGTGACCCGCGTCGCACGGGCAGGCCTCGCGCTGGCGGCGTGGACGGTGACGCGGAGGCCGACGTATGCCCGGCTCGTCGAGCTCGGGGTCGTCGCGATCTGCGCGGAGGGTCCTGCGCTCGACGGTTGA
- the pstA gene encoding phosphate ABC transporter permease PstA has product MRRAILIDRMATVVLWAIAGLVILILGAIIVHFLLAAVGTISLGFLVGDPSDTTVGGIGPILWNSLYILVLTLAITVPLGILGGIYLAEYAGEGPVTTAIRFCQELISSVPSIVVGMFGLALFVGATHWGFTALSGSLALTVFNLPLMARLAEQAIRAVPDDERQASLALGTTKWASIRHVVLPLAIPGIVTGIILTAGRIFGEAAALIFTSGLSTPTNYDFLNLNVTDPRSPWSPFHPATTLSVYIWKLNSEGLGAFVRQIADTSAAVLVIMVLGFNLGARGLGRALQRRITGA; this is encoded by the coding sequence ATGAGACGGGCGATCCTCATCGACCGCATGGCGACCGTCGTACTGTGGGCGATCGCCGGGCTCGTCATCCTCATCCTCGGCGCCATCATCGTCCATTTCCTTCTCGCCGCGGTCGGGACCATCAGCCTCGGCTTCCTCGTCGGCGATCCGAGCGACACGACCGTCGGCGGGATCGGGCCGATCCTCTGGAACTCGCTCTACATCCTCGTCCTCACCCTCGCCATCACCGTCCCGCTCGGCATCCTCGGCGGGATCTACCTCGCGGAATACGCCGGCGAGGGCCCCGTGACGACCGCGATCCGTTTCTGCCAGGAGCTCATCAGCTCGGTCCCCTCGATCGTCGTCGGGATGTTCGGTCTCGCCCTCTTCGTGGGCGCCACGCACTGGGGCTTCACCGCGCTCAGCGGCTCGCTCGCCCTCACCGTGTTCAACCTGCCGCTCATGGCGCGCCTCGCCGAGCAGGCGATCCGGGCTGTTCCCGACGATGAGCGACAGGCAAGCCTGGCCCTCGGGACGACCAAGTGGGCGTCCATCCGCCACGTCGTCCTGCCGCTCGCGATCCCCGGCATCGTCACGGGCATCATCCTCACCGCCGGGCGGATCTTCGGCGAGGCGGCGGCACTCATCTTCACCTCGGGGCTCTCGACGCCGACGAACTACGACTTCCTCAACCTCAACGTCACCGACCCTCGCTCGCCGTGGAGCCCGTTCCATCCGGCGACGACCCTGTCCGTCTACATCTGGAAGCTCAACTCGGAGGGCCTCGGCGCGTTCGTCCGGCAGATCGCCGACACGAGCGCGGCCGTCCTCGTCATCATGGTCCTCGGCTTCAACCTCGGGGCGCGCGGGCTGGGCCGGGCGCTCCAGCGGCGGATCACCGGCGCATGA
- a CDS encoding histidine phosphatase family protein: MGDRTRRIELHLLRHADAGDPMAWTRPDAERPLSAKGLRQADRLARHLAALDLEPDAILTSPKVRAAQTAEAVAVALGRRVTVDERLAGDLDLETLEAILRDAGDLRRPLLVGHDPDFSELVSTLIGAELTMRKGTLARIDLDGPIAPAAGVLRWLLPPDALPGG, from the coding sequence ATGGGCGATCGGACGCGACGGATCGAACTCCACCTCCTCCGGCACGCCGATGCCGGCGACCCGATGGCGTGGACGAGGCCGGACGCGGAGCGCCCGCTCTCGGCGAAGGGACTCCGCCAGGCCGACCGGCTCGCGCGCCACCTCGCGGCGCTCGACCTCGAACCGGACGCCATCCTCACGAGCCCCAAGGTCCGCGCCGCGCAGACGGCAGAGGCGGTGGCCGTCGCCCTCGGCCGGCGCGTGACCGTGGACGAGCGCCTGGCCGGCGATCTCGACCTCGAGACCCTCGAGGCGATCCTCCGCGACGCCGGTGACCTGCGCCGACCGCTGCTCGTCGGCCACGATCCGGACTTCAGCGAGCTCGTCTCGACGTTGATCGGCGCAGAGCTCACGATGCGCAAGGGCACCCTTGCCCGGATCGACCTCGACGGACCCATCGCCCCGGCGGCGGGCGTCCTCCGCTGGCTCCTCCCGCCGGACGCCCTGCCCGGCGGCTGA